One window from the genome of Macrobrachium rosenbergii isolate ZJJX-2024 chromosome 2, ASM4041242v1, whole genome shotgun sequence encodes:
- the LOC136850034 gene encoding uncharacterized protein, protein MSQNPCVGRTPYPIGGDKRRNPRGLDTHTRTGRHGVKTSSTPGPIDALAAYPRGPFQSILFLVPFDRIPSVRSTVGLPRAHTPLLGVSRSPHRLAPLRKPLHLTTWKKLALGNRKSSTDRLLRALGKSATRDPISWKLLGLCLEFPSFIQSRRNPLQDQKST, encoded by the exons atgagtcaaaacccctgtgttggacgcaccccctaccccataggaggggataaaaggagaaacccacgaggtctcgacacacacacgcggacTGGAAGacatggagtgaagacgtcctcaacacctggccccatcgatgcccttgcagcctacccacgtggccctttccaaagtatacttttcctcgtgcccttcgaccgtattccaagtgttcgctccactgttggcctgcctcgagcccacacgccattgcttggagtttcgaggagtccccatcgccttgcccctctacggaagcccttgcatctcaccacgtggaagaaactcgccctcggaaatcgcaagtcatccacggaccgccttctacgcgccctcggaaaatctgctacg agggaccctatttcgtggaagcttctcggactgtgtctggaattccccagtttcattcaatcccgtaggaatccccttcaggatcagaaatctacttga